One part of the Halostagnicola larsenii XH-48 genome encodes these proteins:
- a CDS encoding pyridoxal-phosphate-dependent aminotransferase family protein: MRFTPGPTTVPPAVRDAMASEQPNPDIESAFAERYDATCRKLAEIYGTTNDVVVLGGEGILGLEAAITSLVAPGDRVLCISNGLYGDGFAEFVDAADGDATLVSAPYDETYDIAAIEQALEDAEAAGEPFAVATMVHCETPTGTLNDIGPALDLLEEYDVVSVVDAVSSLGGTPVPTDRIDVCLGASQKCFSAPPGLTTAAISDRAWERMTARDPASLYTNFLPWRDVSDGFPYTHLSANVAALETALDRILEEGLDSVYERHEEAAERCRERGAELGLSCYSDPDRQSPTVTAFHLPGDAKRVQQRVADESGIVLATGLGDLADDILRLGHMGYNAEVDKVDRAMDAVEAALE, translated from the coding sequence ATGAGATTTACCCCGGGCCCGACGACAGTTCCGCCGGCGGTCAGGGACGCGATGGCGAGCGAACAACCGAACCCGGACATCGAATCCGCGTTCGCAGAGCGGTACGACGCGACATGTCGAAAACTCGCGGAAATCTACGGAACCACCAACGACGTGGTCGTTCTCGGCGGCGAAGGGATACTCGGCCTTGAGGCGGCGATCACCTCCCTGGTCGCCCCCGGCGACCGCGTGCTCTGTATCTCCAACGGGCTCTACGGCGACGGCTTCGCGGAGTTCGTCGACGCCGCCGACGGCGACGCGACGCTCGTTTCCGCGCCGTACGACGAGACCTACGATATAGCCGCCATCGAGCAAGCCCTCGAGGACGCCGAGGCCGCAGGCGAGCCCTTCGCGGTCGCGACGATGGTTCACTGCGAGACGCCGACGGGAACGCTCAACGACATCGGACCCGCCCTCGACCTACTCGAGGAGTACGACGTCGTGAGCGTCGTCGACGCCGTCTCCTCGCTCGGCGGCACGCCGGTACCGACCGATCGGATCGACGTCTGTCTCGGGGCCTCCCAGAAGTGTTTCAGCGCGCCGCCGGGGCTGACGACGGCGGCGATCAGCGACCGCGCCTGGGAGCGGATGACGGCGCGTGATCCGGCGTCGCTGTACACCAACTTTCTCCCCTGGCGGGACGTCTCCGATGGATTCCCGTACACGCACCTGAGCGCGAACGTGGCCGCCCTCGAGACGGCGCTCGACCGGATTCTCGAGGAGGGTCTCGACAGCGTCTACGAGCGTCACGAGGAGGCCGCCGAACGCTGTCGCGAACGGGGGGCCGAACTGGGGCTGTCGTGCTACAGCGACCCCGACCGACAATCGCCGACCGTGACGGCGTTTCACCTGCCGGGCGACGCAAAACGAGTACAACAGCGGGTTGCGGACGAATCGGGCATCGTCCTGGCGACTGGCCTCGGCGACCTCGCCGACGATATCCTTCGCCTCGGCCACATGGGGTACAACGCCGAGGTCGACAAAGTCGATCGGGCGATGGACGCGGTCGAAGCCGCCCTCGAGTAG
- a CDS encoding NADH:flavin oxidoreductase/NADH oxidase has protein sequence MTDLFSSLSLNGYQLPNRIAVSPMCQYSCEPDGQATEWHRVHLGSRAVGGAGIVMTEATAVEPRGRITPHDLGIWSDEHADALAPTTEFIREQGAIPAIQLAHAGHKASKSRPWEGNRPIRPEDGGWEVLSPSPDAYPDFSGELPAMRKADSRALEEVTEAYREAAARSLEAGFEIAEIHAAHGYLLHEFLSPVTNRRDDEYGGSFENRTRLLREVVRAVDTVWPDEKPLFVRISGTDWLEGRPSWELEDSVRLAGDLAALGVDLIDVSSGGIHPAQEAPAGPNFQVPLAERIRSEQGEEVAVGAVGGITEPEQADALVRNGRADLVLVGREFLRDPYFGVHAATELGPEDADSKWPVQYRRAVSGPTE, from the coding sequence ATGACCGATCTCTTTAGCTCGCTTTCGCTGAATGGGTATCAGCTGCCGAACCGAATCGCCGTCTCGCCGATGTGTCAGTACTCCTGTGAGCCCGACGGGCAGGCGACCGAGTGGCATCGCGTTCACCTCGGCAGCCGCGCCGTCGGCGGCGCCGGAATCGTCATGACCGAAGCGACGGCCGTCGAGCCCCGGGGTCGAATTACCCCGCACGATCTCGGCATCTGGAGCGACGAGCACGCTGACGCGCTCGCGCCGACGACCGAATTCATCCGCGAACAGGGGGCGATTCCAGCGATTCAACTCGCCCACGCGGGCCACAAGGCAAGCAAGTCCCGGCCATGGGAGGGGAACCGTCCGATCCGCCCCGAAGACGGCGGGTGGGAAGTGCTGTCGCCGTCGCCCGACGCCTATCCCGACTTCAGCGGCGAACTGCCAGCGATGCGGAAAGCCGACTCGAGGGCGCTCGAGGAAGTAACTGAAGCCTACCGCGAGGCCGCAGCGCGCTCGCTCGAGGCGGGATTCGAAATCGCTGAGATCCACGCCGCTCACGGCTATCTGCTCCACGAGTTCCTCTCGCCGGTGACGAACCGCCGCGACGACGAGTACGGCGGGAGCTTCGAGAATCGGACTCGACTTCTTCGCGAGGTCGTTCGGGCGGTCGATACCGTCTGGCCGGACGAGAAGCCGCTGTTCGTCCGGATCTCCGGCACCGATTGGCTCGAGGGGCGGCCGTCGTGGGAACTCGAGGATTCGGTTCGACTCGCGGGCGACCTCGCCGCGCTCGGCGTCGATCTGATCGACGTAAGCTCAGGGGGGATCCACCCTGCACAAGAGGCTCCCGCCGGGCCGAACTTCCAGGTCCCGCTCGCCGAGCGGATCCGATCCGAGCAGGGCGAGGAGGTCGCCGTCGGCGCGGTCGGCGGTATCACCGAACCCGAGCAGGCCGACGCGCTGGTTCGAAACGGGCGGGCTGATCTCGTCCTCGTGGGTCGGGAGTTCCTGCGCGACCCGTACTTCGGCGTGCACGCGGCGACAGAGCTGGGACCCGAAGACGCCGATTCGAAGTGGCCGGTGCAGTACCGACGCGCCGTTTCGGGGCCGACCGAATAG
- a CDS encoding BtpA/SgcQ family protein, with amino-acid sequence MDFLEQFGVDRPVLGMVHLPALPGSPGFDGDRDSIRSRALEDATALEAGGVDGIVLENFGDAPFYPEDVPEHVIAEMTAQTAAVTAAVDVPVGVNVLRNDAEAALSIAAATGASFVRVNVHVGAAATDQGVLEGKAHETVRLRERIDADVAILADVHVKHATPVGETSIEQVALETTERGLADGVIVSGVGTGAETQLEDVELVAETLGALEESVPVLVGSGVTSRTIGDCFDAGAGGVIVGTALKKDQETTNPVSRERVEAVVEAARDGA; translated from the coding sequence ATGGATTTCCTCGAGCAGTTCGGCGTCGATCGACCGGTACTCGGAATGGTTCACCTGCCGGCGCTGCCCGGTTCGCCAGGATTCGACGGCGACCGCGACTCGATTCGGTCCCGAGCGCTCGAGGACGCGACGGCGCTCGAGGCGGGCGGCGTCGACGGAATCGTCCTCGAGAACTTCGGCGACGCGCCGTTCTATCCCGAGGACGTTCCCGAGCACGTGATCGCGGAGATGACCGCCCAGACCGCCGCAGTGACCGCCGCCGTCGACGTCCCAGTCGGCGTGAACGTGCTCCGAAACGACGCCGAAGCCGCGCTGTCGATCGCCGCGGCGACGGGCGCGTCGTTCGTTCGCGTCAACGTCCACGTCGGCGCGGCGGCGACCGACCAGGGAGTTCTCGAAGGGAAGGCCCACGAAACCGTTCGACTCCGCGAGCGTATCGACGCCGACGTTGCCATCCTCGCCGACGTTCACGTCAAACACGCGACCCCAGTCGGGGAGACGTCGATCGAGCAGGTCGCACTCGAGACGACCGAACGCGGGCTCGCGGACGGCGTCATCGTCTCCGGGGTCGGAACCGGAGCCGAAACGCAACTCGAGGACGTCGAACTGGTCGCAGAGACGCTCGGCGCGCTCGAGGAGTCCGTCCCGGTCCTCGTCGGGAGCGGCGTCACGAGCAGGACTATCGGCGACTGTTTCGATGCCGGCGCGGGCGGCGTGATCGTCGGTACCGCACTCAAGAAGGACCAGGAGACGACGAACCCCGTCTCGAGAGAGCGAGTCGAAGCGGTCGTCGAGGCCGCTCGAGACGGCGCGTAA
- a CDS encoding DUF7513 family protein, giving the protein MSFLKKYLKGWQFRSTTPTFDVGDEISVFIAESNSDGNGHAYIGDTHVIVDDAGPATVEKRVRVRITEFDETNTTGRGEFLEVVGESSYTE; this is encoded by the coding sequence ATGAGCTTTCTCAAAAAGTACCTCAAAGGATGGCAGTTCCGGAGCACGACACCAACGTTCGACGTCGGCGACGAAATCTCCGTGTTCATCGCCGAATCGAACAGCGATGGGAACGGACACGCGTACATCGGAGATACCCACGTGATCGTTGACGACGCCGGCCCGGCAACCGTCGAAAAACGCGTTCGAGTCCGTATCACCGAGTTCGACGAGACAAACACGACCGGCCGCGGCGAGTTCCTCGAGGTCGTC
- a CDS encoding Na+/H+ antiporter NhaC family protein produces MSDTNTNSPSDDPADSFVPGSDDTEPRISFYGGRGMSAFPIAFFIVWAIFQTALWRVSSEGGLIVGILIGLIVGMFFVRGDWASYANTIFEGMTQPVAVTAIVAWIWAGMFAQLLQDGGFVGGLVWLADAAGIGGALFPAATFVLAALFTTGIGTGYGAAVAFVTLFFPAGLLLGANPVLMFGAILSGAIFGDNLAPVSDTTIVSAVTQDSDIGGVVASRFKYVFIAAIVAFAGYLVAGSSMAGLDIGVDATAILAEESETIGLVHVISMAVVIGTAIAGRHIVEAISWGIVTAIVANLSLGLMSVGEIVTFNAPPDAPAAEPLSALPFLTIVDDPDSVGVTGSLLDGAAGFFELAILVLLIIAAAQIMIRGGAFDAILEWSIDTLATNVRNAELTMVGSAALINAIITINTAAEIAIGPYISKIGERFNLNGYRRANILDGQTAALGYIFPWSGGVLAGYSAMQELPGSYDWLDEGMLVTPIDVVPFVFQGWLLVAVFVIAALTGFGREYVTDRESSEVARL; encoded by the coding sequence GTGAGCGATACCAATACTAACTCCCCGTCGGACGATCCTGCCGATTCGTTCGTTCCGGGGTCCGACGACACCGAACCGCGGATATCGTTTTACGGCGGCCGGGGGATGAGCGCGTTTCCGATCGCGTTTTTCATCGTCTGGGCGATCTTTCAGACCGCACTCTGGCGCGTCTCGAGCGAGGGCGGGCTGATCGTCGGCATCCTGATCGGCCTCATCGTCGGGATGTTCTTCGTCCGCGGCGATTGGGCGTCCTACGCGAACACCATCTTCGAGGGGATGACCCAACCGGTCGCGGTGACCGCCATCGTGGCGTGGATCTGGGCCGGAATGTTCGCCCAACTGCTGCAGGACGGCGGCTTCGTCGGCGGCCTCGTTTGGCTCGCCGACGCCGCCGGGATCGGCGGCGCGTTGTTCCCCGCCGCGACGTTCGTCCTGGCGGCCCTGTTTACGACGGGGATCGGAACGGGCTACGGCGCCGCCGTCGCGTTCGTCACCCTGTTTTTCCCGGCTGGACTGTTGCTCGGCGCGAATCCCGTTCTCATGTTCGGCGCGATCCTTTCGGGCGCGATCTTCGGCGATAACCTCGCACCAGTCAGCGACACGACGATCGTCAGCGCCGTGACGCAGGATTCGGACATCGGTGGCGTCGTCGCCTCCCGATTCAAGTACGTCTTCATCGCCGCTATCGTCGCGTTCGCCGGCTATCTCGTGGCCGGATCGTCGATGGCCGGCCTCGATATCGGCGTGGACGCAACGGCGATACTTGCCGAAGAGAGCGAGACGATCGGGCTCGTGCACGTGATCTCGATGGCCGTCGTCATCGGAACTGCCATCGCGGGTCGTCACATCGTCGAGGCGATCTCCTGGGGGATCGTCACTGCAATAGTTGCAAACCTCAGTCTCGGGCTGATGTCTGTCGGCGAGATCGTGACGTTCAACGCCCCGCCGGACGCGCCGGCGGCTGAACCCCTCTCGGCGCTCCCGTTCCTGACGATCGTGGACGACCCCGATTCGGTCGGCGTCACCGGCAGCTTGTTAGACGGCGCGGCGGGGTTCTTCGAACTCGCGATTCTCGTGTTGTTGATCATCGCGGCGGCCCAGATCATGATCCGCGGCGGCGCGTTCGATGCAATTCTCGAGTGGTCGATCGACACCCTCGCGACGAACGTACGAAACGCCGAACTGACGATGGTCGGCTCCGCGGCGCTGATAAACGCCATCATCACGATCAACACCGCCGCCGAGATCGCGATCGGACCGTACATCTCGAAGATCGGCGAGCGGTTCAACTTAAACGGCTACCGTCGGGCGAATATTCTGGACGGCCAGACCGCCGCATTGGGGTACATCTTCCCGTGGTCTGGCGGGGTGTTGGCCGGCTACTCGGCGATGCAAGAGTTACCTGGATCGTACGACTGGCTCGATGAAGGAATGCTCGTGACGCCGATCGACGTCGTCCCCTTCGTCTTTCAGGGCTGGTTACTCGTGGCGGTATTCGTTATCGCGGCGCTAACCGGGTTCGGTCGCGAGTACGTTACCGACCGCGAGAGTTCGGAGGTGGCACGGCTATGA